ATCCTTCCAATGGAAAGGTAACCATCGAACTAGGAAAGGTTTACGATGAGGCAACAGTAACCATAATGAATTCAACCGGGATGGTGGTTCAGAAATTACAAATAAGGAATTCTCAAAAGGGTGAGATTGTGTTGAATGAACCCGGGATGTATCTGGTGAAAATCAGAACCGGGAATGGGGAAACGATTCAAAGAGTTATTAAGCAGTAAGGGATTAAGGCCTAAGAGATTTTACTTAATACCTTATTACTTAATACCTTATTACTAAAAAGGCTGTTCTGAAGTATGAATTGCCGTAGACTTTAGTCAACGGACAGAGATTCTTTTAGTATCTTTCCTTCCAAATTAACCTTACCATGAAACAACTGCTGAAAGCTTCTTTGTTTTTCATTGCCTGCTTTATTTCCCTGAACTCCTTTTCCAGTGAAGTCATCACCCTGCAGACCGGCTGGAAATTTTCGAAAGGAAACCCGCAAAATGCCGCCCAGGTTAAGTTTGATGACTCAAAATGGCAGGATGTGAGAATTCCTCATGATTGGGCTATATACGGTCCTGTGGAACCCAAAGGCGAAGGAAACACCGGGAAACTTCCCTGGCGGGGTGAGGCCTGGTACCGTAATGCTCTTGACATTAAACCGGAATGGAACGGTAAGACGATTTACCTTGTGTTTGATGGCGTCATGTCGAATCCTGAAATTTTCATCAATGGCAAACTGGCCGGTAAATGGGACTATGGCTATAATTCCTTTTATTTTGATATTACACCCTTCCTGAATTTTAAAGGAAAGAATGAACTGGCTGTTCATGTGGATAACCGATACCACGACAGCCGCTGGTACCCGGGTGCCGGCATCTACCGTAAGGTGCAGATGATTGTTGCCGATCCGGTTCACGTTGCGGTTTGGGGTACACAGGTAACCACACCCGTTGTAAAACCTCAATTCGCTGAAGTCCGGGTTGCCGCCACGGTTAAAAATCAGTCTTCTACCGATGCGCGCATTAAAATTGAAAACACGATAATTAATGCCGAAGGCAAAGAAATTACCAAAAAACAAGCCCTTTCCGAAATAATAAGAGGCAGAGAACAAATGGTCGAAACGACACTCGAATTATCCGATCCTCAGCATTGGGATATCAATAACCCGGTCCTCTACCAGGTGAAAACAGTTGTGAGCAGCGGCGATAAAATATTGGATACCTATCTTACCCCTTTTGGTGTGCGAACCATGCGGTTTACCGCTGATAACGGATTTTACCTGAACGACAAAAGGGTTCAGTTCAATGGTGTTTGCCTGCACCACGACCAGGGTCCGCTCGGGGGAGCATTCTATCCGAGAGCAATGGAACGCCAGCTCGAAATTATGAAATCGATGGGCTGTAATGCCATCCGCACAAGCCATAATGTGCCCGCCCCGGAATTGCTTGAATTATGTGATAAAATGGGCTTACTTGTTTTTGATGAGGCGTTCGACAAATATGACGGAAAAGCGGATATTAATAAGGATACGGATTTTGAAGAATTCGCACAACGAAACATTAAGAATTTTGTGGAACGCGACAGGAACCATCCCTGCATTTTCATATGGAGTGTGGGCAATGAAATGGCCGACGTGCAGACTAATAAAAACAACGGCCTGTACAAGCTGCAAACCATGGTCAATTATGTAAGAAAGTTTGACCCTACCCGACCTGTAACCATGGCCTGTGATATGGCCGGAGAAGCGGTTTACAGGCATTTCGATTATTATGACGTGCACAGCTGGAATTACCAGCACCGGTATGACCTTGCCCGTAAGATGGAGCCGAATAAACCGGTGATTATAAGTGAATCCGCATCCACGGTGAGCACGCGCGGTTATTATGACCTGACCCTGCCTTCAAAAAAAGATACGTTCACCCGCGATATGCAGGTAAGTTCATACGACCTGAATGCACCGTGGTGGGCAGAAATTCCCGATGATGATTTCATGTGGCAGCAGGATGAACCTTATGTGGCAGGCGAATTTGTGTGGACAGGTTTTGATTACCTGGGTGAACCGACACCTTATGTGAGCTTTATGATGGGGGGATTGGGAATGGCGGATGCTTTCGAATCGAGAAGCTCCTATTTTGGCATCGTTGATTTATGCGGAATTCCGAAAGACAGGTATTACCTGTATAAAAGCTACTGGGATCAGAAGTCTAACACGGTCCACATTCTGCCCCACTGGAACTGGCAGGGAAAGGCAACAAATGTTCCTGTGTTTGTATACACGAACGGCGATTGCGCCGAGCTGTTCCTTAATGGTAAATCGCTCGGAATGCAATATAAAAATTATAATTCCCGTAAATCAACGGAACGATTCAGGCTGATGTGGAATAACGTAGCCTATGAACCCGGTGAGCTCAAAGCCGTGGCTTATAAGGAGGGAAAAATTATCGGAGAAGAAGTTTTAAAAACAGCTGGTGAACCTTACCAGGTACGGCTTACGCCCGACAGGAAT
The window above is part of the Bacteroidales bacterium genome. Proteins encoded here:
- a CDS encoding glycoside hydrolase family 2 TIM barrel-domain containing protein, which gives rise to MKQLLKASLFFIACFISLNSFSSEVITLQTGWKFSKGNPQNAAQVKFDDSKWQDVRIPHDWAIYGPVEPKGEGNTGKLPWRGEAWYRNALDIKPEWNGKTIYLVFDGVMSNPEIFINGKLAGKWDYGYNSFYFDITPFLNFKGKNELAVHVDNRYHDSRWYPGAGIYRKVQMIVADPVHVAVWGTQVTTPVVKPQFAEVRVAATVKNQSSTDARIKIENTIINAEGKEITKKQALSEIIRGREQMVETTLELSDPQHWDINNPVLYQVKTVVSSGDKILDTYLTPFGVRTMRFTADNGFYLNDKRVQFNGVCLHHDQGPLGGAFYPRAMERQLEIMKSMGCNAIRTSHNVPAPELLELCDKMGLLVFDEAFDKYDGKADINKDTDFEEFAQRNIKNFVERDRNHPCIFIWSVGNEMADVQTNKNNGLYKLQTMVNYVRKFDPTRPVTMACDMAGEAVYRHFDYYDVHSWNYQHRYDLARKMEPNKPVIISESASTVSTRGYYDLTLPSKKDTFTRDMQVSSYDLNAPWWAEIPDDDFMWQQDEPYVAGEFVWTGFDYLGEPTPYVSFMMGGLGMADAFESRSSYFGIVDLCGIPKDRYYLYKSYWDQKSNTVHILPHWNWQGKATNVPVFVYTNGDCAELFLNGKSLGMQYKNYNSRKSTERFRLMWNNVAYEPGELKAVAYKEGKIIGEEVLKTAGEPYQVRLTPDRNTIHANGMDLSYILAEAVDKDGNVCPLAGQNLNITITGPAHIAGVGNGNPQSVEEFQSNQVKLLNGKAMIIIGSDFEKGNVIVTVTGEGLEKQTVAIVVE